A stretch of the Candidatus Jettenia sp. AMX2 genome encodes the following:
- the cas1 gene encoding CRISPR-associated endonuclease Cas1, translating to MGTLYIDRKGYHLKLDGESIAFYLDGKREGIVPVRPLDRVVIAGNNTIETSVLNKLADNGCCVLFLSGRGLQYRGTLFGRIHNNGILRVKQYEKSLNGNFTLTISKEIILEKIKCQGEFLGEAIKIVGSKSQKLAFFNVFAAFENIADGITSRCSALENLRGYEGAASNAYFSAFTALFPESLGFKIRTRRPPKDPVNAMLSLCYTLVHYEAVREIQVAGLDPTIGFYHCFDYGRESLACDLIETIRPVADRFVWEMFKDRKYTSGDFVQDNEGVYLKKDARKEFYPVYEGWVETVRRDIAGKVRNVCMRVMDGKDTLPE from the coding sequence ATGGGTACCCTCTATATTGACAGAAAAGGTTATCATCTGAAGCTTGACGGTGAATCAATTGCATTTTACCTTGACGGAAAACGTGAAGGTATTGTCCCGGTAAGGCCGCTCGACCGGGTAGTAATTGCCGGAAACAATACAATAGAAACAAGTGTATTGAACAAACTTGCAGATAACGGGTGCTGCGTTCTCTTCCTGTCAGGCAGGGGGCTTCAGTACAGAGGCACCCTCTTCGGCCGTATTCACAACAATGGTATCCTGAGGGTGAAACAATATGAAAAGTCTCTGAACGGGAATTTTACCCTGACAATTTCGAAAGAAATTATCCTTGAGAAAATCAAATGTCAGGGTGAATTTCTTGGCGAGGCGATAAAGATTGTGGGAAGCAAAAGCCAGAAGCTGGCATTTTTTAATGTCTTTGCTGCGTTTGAGAACATTGCGGATGGCATTACTTCGCGGTGCAGCGCTCTTGAGAATCTGAGAGGGTACGAGGGGGCAGCTTCAAATGCATATTTCTCTGCATTTACCGCACTGTTCCCTGAATCACTGGGATTTAAAATCCGTACCAGGAGGCCGCCCAAAGACCCCGTAAATGCGATGCTTTCACTCTGTTATACCCTCGTACATTATGAAGCGGTAAGGGAGATACAGGTTGCGGGACTTGACCCAACCATTGGTTTTTATCACTGTTTTGACTACGGAAGAGAATCCCTTGCCTGCGATCTCATTGAAACAATCAGGCCTGTTGCAGACCGTTTTGTCTGGGAAATGTTTAAGGACAGAAAATACACTTCAGGGGATTTTGTACAGGATAATGAAGGTGTTTATTTAAAAAAGGATGCCAGAAAGGAATTTTATCCGGTTTATGAGGGATGGGTAGAAACGGTAAGAAGGGATATTGCCGGAAAGGTAAGAAATGTTTGTATGAGGGTTATGGATGGAAAAGACACTTTACCTGAATGA
- the cas2 gene encoding CRISPR-associated endonuclease Cas2, translating to MQRDLYIVAYDVCTPKRLNRVRYFLKGFSTGGQKSVFECFLTQGELREVISGVSHIIDESTDRIHIFSLDGRSRPHTLGIAVPPKDPEFFYFG from the coding sequence ATGCAAAGAGATCTCTATATTGTGGCATACGATGTCTGCACGCCAAAGCGTCTTAACCGTGTGCGGTATTTTCTGAAGGGATTCAGTACGGGAGGCCAGAAGTCCGTCTTCGAGTGTTTCCTTACGCAAGGAGAACTGAGGGAGGTAATTTCCGGTGTGTCACATATTATTGATGAAAGTACAGACCGGATTCATATCTTCTCACTCGATGGGAGAAGCCGTCCCCATACCCTTGGCATAGCAGTACCTCCAAAAGACCCTGAGTTTTTTTATTTCGGATAA
- the cas6 gene encoding CRISPR system precrRNA processing endoribonuclease RAMP protein Cas6, whose product MKIPYKSFTFTMEAEDEILLPSYKGSTFRGAFGMQFKKVVCALRKEHCRTCLLRQKCIYAYVFESPSPEEDNVLGRVNSIPHPFVIEPPEETKQRYISGQTFSIGLVLVGEAIQYLPYFIYTFDQLGKNGIGRGRGRCALQKVHADGPQGEIKLIYCSGTGKIESFHRECIELSQPAMQVLQEDVSNGAYTVPGEITLRFLTPTRLKYEGKLATDPEFHIFIRQLLRRLFLLRHYYCKDSQGDDTSATEGYHRMLIEEARTVKIKESNFKWHDWERYSRRQDTRMKLGGFQGDIVYKGALAPFYPFLKAGEILHIGKGTSFGLGKYVIGTYHELAR is encoded by the coding sequence ATGAAAATACCTTACAAAAGCTTTACCTTCACTATGGAGGCAGAAGATGAGATACTCCTCCCTTCCTATAAGGGATCCACCTTCCGGGGGGCATTTGGTATGCAGTTTAAAAAAGTTGTCTGCGCCCTGCGGAAAGAGCATTGCCGTACCTGCCTGCTCAGACAAAAATGTATCTATGCATATGTCTTTGAATCCCCCTCTCCCGAAGAAGATAATGTTCTTGGCAGGGTAAATTCTATTCCTCATCCATTTGTTATTGAACCGCCTGAGGAAACGAAACAAAGATATATCAGCGGGCAGACGTTTTCCATTGGCCTCGTTCTTGTTGGGGAGGCGATACAGTACCTGCCTTATTTTATCTATACCTTTGATCAGCTTGGTAAAAATGGCATAGGCAGGGGAAGAGGCAGGTGTGCGCTTCAGAAGGTGCATGCTGACGGTCCTCAGGGCGAAATAAAATTAATTTACTGTTCCGGAACCGGAAAGATTGAATCCTTTCACCGGGAGTGCATAGAGTTAAGTCAGCCTGCCATGCAGGTACTACAGGAAGATGTTTCAAACGGTGCGTATACTGTTCCAGGTGAGATTACCCTGAGGTTTCTGACACCTACCCGCCTTAAGTACGAAGGTAAGCTTGCGACTGATCCGGAATTCCATATCTTCATCAGACAGCTTCTGAGACGGTTGTTTTTGCTCAGACATTACTATTGTAAAGATAGTCAGGGTGACGATACCTCAGCTACTGAGGGGTATCACCGTATGCTTATCGAGGAGGCACGCACAGTTAAGATAAAGGAATCGAATTTCAAATGGCACGACTGGGAACGGTACTCACGCAGGCAGGATACGAGGATGAAACTCGGCGGATTCCAGGGAGATATTGTCTACAAAGGCGCTCTTGCTCCTTTTTATCCTTTTCTCAAAGCAGGTGAAATACTTCATATTGGCAAGGGGACAAGTTTTGGATTGGGAAAATATGTGATTGGAACATACCATGAATTGGCAAGGTAG
- a CDS encoding GxxExxY protein — protein sequence MDLLTEQIISAAIEVHRILGPGLLESIYEEALCYEFSLGGIPFERQKNLDVVYKNKVIKGQRLDLLVFGEVVVEIKEVVVEIKSVRKLEDIFMAQTLSYHKSTTLKRALLINFGKARLVDGIKRISL from the coding sequence ATGGATTTATTGACGGAACAGATTATTTCAGCAGCAATTGAGGTTCATCGTATTTTAGGACCGGGTTTGCTAGAGTCGATTTACGAAGAGGCCCTTTGCTATGAATTCTCTCTCGGAGGTATCCCTTTTGAACGGCAGAAGAATCTTGATGTGGTCTATAAGAATAAGGTAATAAAAGGGCAGAGACTTGACCTGCTTGTTTTTGGAGAGGTTGTGGTAGAGATTAAAGAGGTTGTGGTAGAGATTAAATCAGTACGCAAATTGGAAGACATATTTATGGCGCAGACATTATCGTATCATAAAAGCACAACATTGAAGCGCGCATTGTTGATTAATTTTGGAAAGGCAAGGCTCGTCGATGGTATTAAGCGGATATCTTTATAA
- a CDS encoding TIGR02710 family CRISPR-associated CARF protein, producing MIRAMVISVGGTPEPVIKAITEYRPEFVSFFASQDTYDKVTEIKQGVQKATGHTVKNEITLADKVDDLFHCFSKAEEAVKRVLAQGLLTNEVIVDYTGGTKNMSVALALSAITHGFSFSYVGGTERTKDGVGTVIDGKEKVFESVNPWDFLAIDERRKISLLFNTNQFQAARELTNEVLEKSTRYKTVFKKLGFLIEGYLSWDIFNHGEAMSKFERARIEELLETEDDKIRAFAKATLQLKTQLEALARAPREADRLFILDIFSNAERRFDEGKVDDAIVRLYRVVEMLAQERLLNNYGIDTGNVSREKIPQQIRDEFVGKYLDKKDGRIKVPQNAAFDLLGALGDELGNEFQKRLGLFRQIQSQRNNSYLVHGFACASKNTYLKFKEFILGLKIFHEDEVIVFPMLNI from the coding sequence ATGATCAGGGCTATGGTAATTTCTGTGGGTGGTACGCCGGAACCTGTTATAAAAGCCATTACTGAATACCGGCCGGAATTTGTGTCCTTTTTTGCCTCACAGGATACTTATGACAAGGTGACGGAGATTAAACAGGGTGTACAGAAGGCAACAGGGCATACCGTAAAAAATGAAATAACCCTGGCTGATAAGGTTGACGACCTTTTTCACTGTTTCAGCAAGGCTGAAGAAGCAGTAAAGAGGGTGCTTGCTCAGGGTCTCCTTACCAATGAGGTTATTGTGGATTATACCGGCGGGACAAAGAATATGTCGGTTGCCCTTGCCCTTTCTGCCATCACCCATGGCTTTAGTTTTTCCTATGTAGGTGGCACGGAGCGGACAAAAGACGGTGTGGGAACCGTCATTGACGGCAAGGAAAAGGTTTTTGAAAGTGTCAACCCCTGGGACTTTCTTGCAATAGACGAACGCAGAAAGATTTCTTTGCTTTTTAATACGAATCAGTTTCAGGCTGCCAGGGAGCTGACCAATGAGGTGCTGGAGAAGAGTACCAGATACAAAACGGTATTCAAAAAACTGGGTTTTCTGATTGAGGGGTATTTAAGCTGGGATATCTTTAATCATGGTGAGGCAATGAGTAAATTTGAAAGGGCGAGGATAGAAGAACTCCTGGAAACAGAGGATGATAAAATACGGGCGTTTGCGAAGGCAACTCTTCAGTTGAAAACACAGCTTGAAGCATTGGCTCGGGCACCGCGGGAGGCAGACAGGTTGTTTATCCTGGATATATTTTCAAATGCAGAAAGGCGTTTTGATGAAGGAAAGGTGGACGATGCTATAGTACGGCTCTACAGGGTCGTTGAAATGCTTGCACAGGAGAGGCTGCTGAATAACTATGGGATAGATACGGGTAATGTGAGCAGGGAAAAAATACCACAACAGATAAGGGATGAATTTGTCGGCAAGTATCTGGATAAAAAAGACGGCAGGATAAAGGTGCCGCAGAATGCCGCATTCGATTTACTGGGTGCACTGGGAGATGAACTGGGTAATGAATTTCAGAAGCGGCTGGGGCTGTTCCGTCAGATTCAGTCACAAAGAAATAATTCATATCTGGTACATGGATTTGCCTGTGCAAGTAAAAATACCTATCTGAAATTCAAGGAGTTCATACTGGGTCTCAAGATATTCCATGAGGATGAGGTAATCGTATTTCCCATGCTGAATATTTAA
- a CDS encoding PIN domain-containing protein, whose product MKDSDKVLVDTSAWIEFFRKKTPYHKTIAELIDGSRICCTGIVLAELIQGAKSQKEVGVLKEFLYVFDFLPDTTELWEKAGELSSLLRRKGKSAGLSDCYISVMAYTHNARLLTLDKHFESIRKEMKINLYSFT is encoded by the coding sequence ATGAAAGACTCGGATAAGGTTCTTGTTGATACTTCTGCCTGGATCGAGTTCTTCAGGAAGAAGACCCCTTACCACAAAACCATTGCGGAGTTAATAGACGGAAGTCGCATTTGCTGTACTGGTATTGTGCTTGCCGAGTTAATACAGGGTGCAAAGTCACAGAAAGAGGTAGGCGTACTGAAGGAATTCTTATATGTATTTGACTTTCTTCCTGATACTACTGAACTATGGGAAAAAGCAGGAGAATTGTCCTCTTTATTACGCCGGAAAGGAAAATCTGCCGGGCTTTCGGACTGTTACATTTCTGTAATGGCGTATACACACAATGCACGGCTTTTAACCCTGGATAAACATTTTGAAAGTATCAGGAAGGAAATGAAAATAAATCTTTATTCTTTTACGTAA
- a CDS encoding DUF2191 domain-containing protein gives MSRTTITLPSSLLEELMSEVEAKSKTEAVIKAIKDEIRMRKLEKIKSMAGKMEFTKSADKLRHEDERLG, from the coding sequence ATGTCAAGAACAACCATAACACTACCCAGTTCCTTACTGGAAGAATTGATGTCAGAGGTTGAGGCAAAAAGCAAAACAGAAGCGGTGATAAAAGCCATAAAAGACGAAATACGTATGAGAAAGCTGGAAAAGATAAAATCCATGGCAGGTAAGATGGAATTTACAAAATCAGCAGATAAACTAAGGCACGAAGATGAAAGACTCGGATAA
- a CDS encoding four helix bundle protein translates to MKDFRDLIVWQKAMGLFDGVVKDVEDFPGTEVARIISNQVLRSISSISANIAEGFGRRRGKEYEHYLYISRGSANESIDWYEKLKRLNYISANTFAQRVSVGEEIRAMLTTMINKQENQVG, encoded by the coding sequence ATGAAAGATTTCAGGGATTTGATTGTATGGCAAAAAGCTATGGGATTGTTTGATGGTGTTGTTAAGGATGTAGAGGATTTCCCGGGAACAGAAGTTGCCAGAATCATCTCCAACCAGGTATTAAGGAGTATTTCTTCGATAAGTGCAAATATTGCTGAAGGCTTTGGCAGGAGACGAGGGAAGGAGTACGAACATTATTTGTATATATCAAGAGGGTCTGCCAATGAAAGTATAGATTGGTATGAAAAATTAAAAAGGCTGAATTACATATCAGCAAATACCTTTGCACAAAGGGTGTCTGTTGGTGAGGAAATACGTGCTATGCTAACCACAATGATAAACAAACAGGAGAATCAGGTAGGATAA